The following are encoded in a window of Pseudomonadota bacterium genomic DNA:
- a CDS encoding multiheme c-type cytochrome, producing DAKVKALVQEFETWLHAYHAERQKNAKKGFSKDAKKGGLPAILQRLIDKNKKTQNEKDHYVGSQRCVKCHQQKVAIWKKTRHARAMESLKARKRENDPDCYRCHVTGIVGVGVNQAAAAGQPENPFAKLIQRQHRQHENYRPNVQCEACHGPGSRHAASPEKAGKMTFPDEQGCRQCHTRDTDPDFSYQEKIHRVCP from the coding sequence AGATGCGAAAGTCAAGGCATTGGTGCAGGAGTTTGAAACCTGGCTGCATGCCTATCATGCCGAACGGCAGAAAAATGCTAAAAAAGGATTTTCCAAAGATGCCAAAAAAGGTGGTTTGCCGGCGATCTTGCAGCGTTTGATTGATAAAAACAAGAAAACCCAGAATGAAAAAGATCACTATGTGGGCAGCCAGCGTTGCGTGAAATGTCATCAGCAAAAGGTTGCCATCTGGAAAAAAACCCGTCATGCCCGGGCAATGGAATCTTTGAAGGCCAGGAAGCGGGAAAATGACCCGGATTGTTATCGTTGTCATGTCACCGGTATTGTGGGGGTTGGGGTAAATCAGGCTGCCGCTGCCGGTCAGCCGGAAAACCCATTCGCTAAACTGATTCAACGTCAGCACCGGCAGCATGAGAATTACCGGCCGAATGTTCAGTGTGAAGCCTGCCATGGACCGGGATCGCGGCATGCCGCGTCGCCGGAAAAGGCAGGAAAGATGACTTTTCCCGATGAACAGGGCTGCCGACAGTGCCATACCAGGGATACCGACCCTGATTTTTCCTATCAGGAAAAAATACACCGGGTTTGTCCATAA
- a CDS encoding O-antigen ligase family protein yields the protein MDQEPETPGSPEEPAKSPAKSNNSQIINHLRRYDEGLFTGLIFCFFFLAPFPFVTGFTSQGRIMYSLYDLPKFIFLYPAALFIAFLFVFSLAYHPERWQRTKSFLRQNTGLKLLLLLFGLQALSLTGGLVKQNGFLQLFIYFAFIQLFIALAILFQQRRFLHASLLGTCLSLLIFCPLGILQFFDFQLPFLLPIKGPASTMGYRNPAAHYLVLNLPLAAYLGYHYWQQWQTQKREELKRRFGQPAKSLLFAALFLMALIHVFMTTTRTAILALIIYAILFPLYYLVGKRRSLSIKTWGMTIAMTMLIALLIIGSLAVFPKTRARIMRSVNRVGSTSILEARQYHWGNTLKMIEDHPLLGVGLGNWQFSYPLYMKSYRKDSCFNFNVQVTRAHNDYLQLAAECGIGALVIFLLLWGRQFFRVWKNGHHDDAGNLNYPLFCSLIAFSIIMMFSFPLQMGYSRMFFFYLLALGEYQK from the coding sequence ATGGACCAAGAACCAGAAACCCCCGGTAGCCCGGAGGAGCCAGCAAAATCCCCGGCAAAATCCAACAACTCACAAATCATAAACCATCTGCGCCGTTATGACGAGGGGCTGTTTACCGGACTGATATTCTGTTTTTTTTTCCTGGCCCCTTTCCCCTTTGTGACCGGTTTCACCTCCCAGGGCCGGATTATGTACAGCCTCTATGACCTGCCGAAATTTATCTTTCTCTACCCCGCGGCTCTTTTTATCGCCTTTCTGTTTGTTTTTTCTCTCGCTTACCACCCGGAGAGATGGCAGCGAACAAAATCTTTTCTCCGGCAGAATACAGGTTTAAAGCTGCTCCTCCTGCTCTTTGGCCTGCAAGCCCTGTCGCTGACCGGTGGTCTGGTGAAACAAAACGGTTTCCTGCAACTTTTTATCTACTTCGCGTTCATTCAACTCTTTATCGCCCTGGCCATCCTTTTCCAGCAGCGCCGCTTTCTCCACGCTTCCCTGCTGGGCACCTGCCTTTCCCTGCTCATCTTCTGCCCCCTGGGAATCCTGCAATTCTTTGATTTTCAACTGCCTTTTCTCCTGCCCATCAAGGGGCCGGCCTCAACCATGGGCTACCGGAATCCAGCCGCCCATTACCTGGTCCTCAATCTCCCCCTGGCGGCTTACCTGGGATATCATTATTGGCAACAGTGGCAGACGCAAAAAAGGGAGGAGCTAAAACGACGATTCGGGCAACCGGCCAAAAGCCTGCTTTTCGCGGCCCTTTTTCTGATGGCCCTGATTCATGTTTTCATGACCACCACCAGGACGGCGATCCTGGCCCTGATAATCTACGCCATCCTCTTTCCCCTCTACTACCTGGTCGGCAAACGGCGTTCATTATCAATCAAAACATGGGGCATGACCATAGCGATGACCATGCTGATCGCCTTGCTGATCATCGGCAGCCTGGCAGTTTTCCCCAAAACCCGGGCCCGTATTATGCGCTCGGTCAACCGAGTCGGCAGCACTTCCATCCTCGAAGCCCGCCAATATCACTGGGGCAACACACTGAAGATGATCGAAGATCATCCCCTGCTGGGTGTGGGGCTGGGCAACTGGCAATTTTCCTATCCCCTGTACATGAAAAGCTACCGGAAGGATTCCTGCTTCAACTTTAATGTCCAGGTCACCAGAGCCCACAATGACTACCTGCAACTGGCAGCTGAATGCGGCATCGGGGCCCTGGTAATTTTTCTACTTCTCTGGGGACGGCAATTTTTCCGGGTCTGGAAAAACGGCCACCATGACGATGCCGGCAACCTCAATTATCCACTCTTTTGCAGCTTGATTGCTTTTTCCATCATCATGATGTTCTCTTTTCCCCTGCAGATGGGCTACAGCCGGATGTTTTTTTTCTACCTCCTGGCTCTGGGAGAATATCAGAAATAA